gtcaaataaaaaaatgaagaaatagtcGCTAGGTTATttcccctccaaaaaaaacgcttttttataaaatccAAAAATTTCTATTGCGAAGAAGACAAGGCTGACTAGatatgcatacacatatttacagaaaaaaaaaaaaaaaaaaaaaaaaaaaaaaattaaatctaATTAAACATACCAAAACAAAGCTGGACGGGGGAACGCTCCTCTCGTTTTCACTTCCTAAGCTGTAGCCCTCTTCGCCCATACAGTCTAAGCTAAAtgtgaacagaaaaaatccaCCAAGTTGTATCACAGACAGATTTGAagcactttttctttaagcCTAACACTTCCAAGGTGAGCACAAGCTTGAGccctccacaaaaaaaaaaaaaaaaaaaaagagtataTTATGCAACGGGTGCATTGCTCTTATGTTGCAcaatggacaaaaaaaaaaaaaaaaaaaattatccaaatgatgcttttttttttttttggaggtgGGGAATGATTACAACAAGGTAGTGTTACAGCCAAGTGGGCAGAGCAGTGCTAAGGTCTAACGAGGCAGGGGCTTAATCACCTCGGTCTTTCGCTTTTGTCAACCGCTTTTGTCAGAAGGATGCCTTCTCACGTAAGTCCACTAGTGCGCGAAGGGGCATATGTGTACCTCCGCAACGTTCAGCAAAACGTCTAATGCGTTGTGCAGTAGGGACGAAGAGAAAGGGAAGTGCAAATAAAGCCAAATAAAACCAAATAAAGCCAAGTAAAACCAAATAAAACCAATGCAGGTTGTGCCTTGTGCGTGCTCGCGCATTTTCCCActgctgatttttttttttNNNNNNNNNNNNNNNNNNNNNNNNNNNNNNNNNNNNNNNNNNNNNNNNNNNNNNNNNNNNNNNNNNNNNNNNNNNNNNNNNNNNNNNNNNNNNNNNNNNNNNNNNNNNNNNNNNNNNNNNNNNNNNNNNNNNNNNNNNNNNNNNNNNNNNNNNNNNNNNNNNNNNNNNNNaaaaaaaaactgctgtGGATTACATAAGCATCTTAGCAAATTCCTCCCAAAGggcaaaagaaaatatatttgcacaATTTAAATGGGTGCATGCGGGAAGGGTGTCATCCATTTggttaaaagggggggaaacaaatgaGGAAGAGATGGGTGAggtggaaaaggaggaagaggaggaagagacgGACGAGgcggaagaggaggaagaggtcGAATTACATGGTGACCCTTTCCCTTTACAACTCATGCGCACCCCCCTCTTGCCAATTCTTCCCCGTTCTGACACCCACCGTGCGGGTTGGTTCTCCACCATTTCCACGCGCCTATCGCCTACATGGCAGACTAAGGGAGGGGGAAcctcaaaaaggagaagtcaACAGGGGTTAACATAAAACGCAGTCTCAGCGTTACCCTAAGGGCCATCTACAGGACAACACCACTAGGAGGAAGCATCGTCGCCCGATCGGCTGTGCCACACAGTATGTTCCACTTTGCACACTCATTCgaacttataaaaaaagggttccCCTTTGGGGATCTCCCCAAGTGGGGGTAATGCGTTGCAGCAAAAGggtcattaaaaaaataaaattaaataaaataaaaaaaaaatgacaaaatgatggcaaaataaaaaagtgctgctgctgttgctaCCGCTGTTACCGCTGATGGCGCACGCAGCCCTACCCTCTGAAGAAGCTCCGAACGAAATCGGCTTGCTCCTGCGTTCCAGCTTGTCTCTCCCTGTCTGCAATTTTCATCACCTGTGAAcaggtgggggaaaaaaaaaaggtacggaaaaataatcatgtgTGCTTCGCAAAAAGGCCGTCCACTTTGAACCCATTTCTGGGGGGAAGTCTCTCTAAGGGAATGGGGGGGGGCTCACACACCCATACTCAAACGCACACCCACGTGCAACCCATCACGTAAGGGACTGATCTCCTCTCTCCATGTCACACCTGTACGATGTAAACAAACTGGCTGTAATCCAGCAGGGGTTGAAACAGAACCGGCGATATGATCCCCTTCCTCCTTAAGTGTAACCCCTTGGAACCCAACCCATACAAAGCAttcaaatgaaataaaagcTTATTGTCAACTCTCCGTTTGTATAGTTCGTCAATTATTTCTAACTTGGACCACTTGGCATACAACATGTTGGAGCTAAGTAAAAAGTTCAGAatgctatttatttttgccctCGGGGGGGCCACTGATGATGGCGGCGATGGTAGCGATGATGACGACGGTGATGGCGATCCGACGGATATCCTTTCGAATGCCTTTTTCAGAGATTCATCATTAAAGAGGGAGTTCCCCTTAGCTCCTCGGGAATAGCCCCCCCCCGTGGTGCCCATTCGTCTCATAAGTCCCCATCCTCTCAacattgtatatataataacctTCTTTAAtcaaatgggggagggggaattCCCTACCACTTGCATCGATCACGGGGGAGGGTGATATAGATGGTCAGGTGGATAAATGGCCAGGTGGATAAATGACCAGGTGGATAAATGACCAGGTGGATAAATGACCAACTGGGTAGATGACCCCAGGTGATACATCGctcaaaaggggaggaaagcAAAACCTTTCACCAACTTGCGCGCGCCTTACCATGTGGGCTATCCAACTGCAAGTGATCATTCATtccatttgaaaaaaaaaaaaacgacaccCTTTTTGGCCAAATTGCCCGCGTTCTTTGCAGCGTTTTTCCTAGTTAAGCTGCTCTCCCCGCAATCGTGGAgtcttctcctcctgctcgGCCGCTATGCCGCTATGCCGCTATACCGATGCCCGTAGCCTTCGTTGGCTCATCCCATCTGGGAAGTATCTCCTCCTACGGCGCACCCAGAATTGCccactttaaaaaaggttTCAAAAAGGGGCTTTAAAATGaagtcacaaaaaagggagaaagtTTGGATGAATAAAAGGTGGGACACGCAACAACATGCATGAGGAGCAGCGCGACACACATGCGGAGCACACAAAAGAGAGAGAGGAACACCCGTGAGGAAGGGCCCAGCGCTATGCACTTGCGCCCGGCACATTTACGAAGAAAGCattaaaattggaaaaaaaaaaaaaaaattcaaaattataTCACCCTTCTGTGGAGAAGATGCCCAGAAGGGGGCCAGCCAACCAACCAACCAACCAACTCATTTCTCTTGCGCATGTGCAgatacacatatgcacacgcTTGCTCGCGCGCGTTccccgcttcttccccactCCGACGCCTCTATCCAAACGCAAAACCAAACCCacaaaacgttttttttacaacaaaaaataatgggGGGATAAACACAGGGTGCGCACCTCGGGCGGGGAACCTACATGCGCATATATGCCTACATAAATGCACACGTGGGGTAGATACACATACAGACATACATTTTGTGCGTACCTACGCACAAGGGACTCGCCCCAAGATAGCCACTTCACCCACTCGTGATGCTTTTTATCTGCTTGACGAATTCATCCCTTGAGGTGTTGCTCATGAAGGTCACAATGTACTGGTTCAGTTTCTTCTCATCAcctgggggagggggagagggAAAGGAAtaagaaacaaaaacgaaTGGAGTGCACTCCgctgtgcaaaaaaaaatatacatacacacacacacatacatgtacatagCCACCCGCACGCTACACCCAGTTGGGGAAGCGCACCGGTGGGGTCACCGCCCATGCCGACAACCCTTCCCAGCCCTTACATATGTCTCGCCCACTAAACAAAGCAGAGGTACTCTTGGAgggaattattttgaaacccTCAAAAATATCTGTATTTAAAAAGAGTCTCCCTGTCCCTTTTTGAAAACAAAgaattcgaaattttttattctctacATTCTTCATGATCTGAATTTTCACTGGCAAATATCCTGAccaatcatatttttcatttttttttataaacttgCTTATCTTAATGCTGCTTTCGGAGTACAGCACTTGCTCATTCTCTGCGAGGGGGGGGCAGAGTAGCACGAAGAGTAGCACGCTGAGTAGCATGGAGAGTAGCACGAAGAGTAGCATATTACATAAATGAGTGCCACTTAATCAACCCTATATAGGCACCCACACATGTGGGCACTCCTAAAGCGAGACTTACCGAAAGGACTCTCTGTCTCCGAGATCTTcacttccttcttctcctccatgacggttttgtttttgttcagTCGCTGCCTCAATTTCTCAATGTCGATATTTACATTTCCAAAAATGTTCAGCTTCCCCACGTGCTCGCTGAAGAGCTTGTTGGGTGAGTTGTAGTCATTCTGCAAAGGAGGGCAGGGGAGCATGTGGATAACGCATGTGGGGGAGGCATATCGAGCAAGCATGTGGAGGAAGCATGTGAAGAAGGCATGTGAAGAAATCATGTGAAGAAATCATGTGGAGAAAGCACGTGGGGAGCTCTGCACGGGGAAACGGTGCCCCATGCGGCGAAGCAACCAAAGGGGCCTACGCTCGAGGGGGCACTCCCCTCTCCCCCATACACACACGCAATTGCTTCTTCTCATTACCATGGATGCAAACAAACGGTCGTTCTTCTTAATATCGCTGCATTCACTGGTCACACTTTCGTTGTCGCTGTGAAGGGAGGTAAATCAAGATGCGAATTGGTGATTGCACAAAAATGCCTggcatgtgtgcacataaatgtgtatacgtatgcatgtgtataagtatgcatgtgtatacgtatgcatgtgcatatggaGAGACACTCATATAAGAATAGGGGCACTCTTGAACAACTGCAGAGTcgttttggcattttttttcccctcctctctATGGCAGAGGCCTCTCTCTAGGTAACCTTTTCTGATTTTTGTTCAAGCTACTCTTATTCGTCTCGTTCTCCGCTaggtcctcctcctcatctgtGGCATTTTCTCTAGCCGCACTCCCTCTCTCTTCATCGTCACTGCCCTTCCGCGGAGTTGCATCCTCCTCATCAAACTTCTCCTTGCTCCTTTGgccctcctcttccttttctccttcttcgtcGTCCTTTTCGTTcccttccacttcttctccgtcttcttctccgtcttcttctccttcttcatctgCGTCACCATCTGCGTCACCACCATCCGCTTCACCATCCACTTCACCACCATCTGCGTCATCCCCCTCGTCTCCCTCTTTGGCCCTTTCAATGCTTACCCCTTTCGGAGATTCCTCCTCCTTATCTTTTCCCTCTTCGTCCGTCTCCCCTTCTTCTGGTTCATTCGCCTCCTCACCGGAAGCTTCGTCTGACGCATCGTCTGACACATCGTCTAGCACTTTTTCTCTCGACGCTTcttcagcttcttcttccccctcctcatCATCTTCCATCTCGTCTCCCATCTCATCTCCCATATCATCTCCCATCTCGTCTCCCATCTCGTCTCCCATCTCGTCTCCCATCTCATCTCCCatctcttcttcctcctcctcctcgtccaTATCTGCCAGTTTCACGACAAACTCCCTCAGTTcgtcatttttccccttctccatatgtttcctcttttttttattccccttttctattttcttcttctccttttgaaTCGTTTTTTTGGTCTCCTCAGCGAAGTTATTtctgccacttttttttttctctttttttttgacgctGCACTTTTGGGAATCCACTGTGCAGGGAGCTTCCACACGAACGTTCCCATCCGCTGGAGCGTCACCATCCACTCGAGAGTCACCTCCCACTCTAACGTCGTTCTCCACCTCTCCCTGTCCCACCATTACATGTTCCTCATCGTACAGATCATTTGAGAAGCACTCACTTGGTTCTTCCTCTACTTGATTGGAACTTCCATTTTCGCCTAACTCCACTTGGGGTTTACCTGCGGTGAGGAGAGGAAGTTCCCATATGAAGTGCAAGAACAAATGAGGAGCCTCTACACCGGGGCATTTATCCCCTCCCCTACGTAGATATGTTTGTTTTCCCCACCCTTGACGCTCACCTATATCATCCGCGTCGTCATTAACTTCGGGCGCATCAGCATCTGTTTTGGCAATCTGAAAAGGGGGCAcgcagaaaagaaaaaaaataataaaataaaaataaaaaaaaaaatatacatgaaCAACTCAGCATCAACAGgtgagaaaaacaaattttcgtTTTGCATTGGTCAGTTATTCTTANNNNNNNNNNNNNNNNNNNNNNNNNNNNNNNNNNNNNNNNNNNNNNNNNNNNNNNNNNNNNNNNNNNNNNNNNNNNNNNNNNNNNNNNNNNNNNNNNNNNNNNNNNNNNNNNNNNNNNNNNNNNNNNNNNNNNNNNNNNNNNNNNNNNNNNNNNNNNNNNNNNNNNNNNNNNNNNNNNNNNNNNNNNNNNNNNNNNNNNNNNNNNNN
This sequence is a window from Plasmodium cynomolgi strain B DNA, chromosome 3, whole genome shotgun sequence. Protein-coding genes within it:
- a CDS encoding hypothetical protein (putative), encoding MLRGWGLMRRMGTTGGGYSRGAKGNSLFNDESLKKAFERISVGSPSPSSSSLPSPPSSVAPPRAKINSILNFLLSSNMLYAKWSKLEIIDELYKRRVDNKLLFHLNALYGLGSKGLHLRRKGIISPVLFQPLLDYSQFVYIVQVMKIADRERQAGTQEQADFVRSFFRG
- a CDS encoding hypothetical protein (putative); the protein is MKHNAIYVYQGRMQKDMHVQNKFTRVEGRQFGNEEFEEIAKTDADAPEVNDDADDIGKPQVELGENGSSNQVEEEPSECFSNDLYDEEHVMVGQGEVENDVRVGGDSRVDGDAPADGNVRVEAPCTVDSQKCSVKKKEKKKSGRNNFAEETKKTIQKEKKKIEKGNKKKRKHMEKGKNDELREFVVKLADMDEEEEEEEMGDEMGDEMGDEMGDEMGDDMGDEMGDEMEDDEEGEEEAEEASREKVLDDVSDDASDEASGEEANEPEEGETDEEGKDKEEESPKGVSIERAKEGDEGDDADGGEVDGEADGGDADGDADEEGEEDGEEDGEEVEGNEKDDEEGEKEEEGQRSKEKFDEEDATPRKGSDDEERGSAARENATDEEEDLAENETNKSSLNKNQKSDNESVTSECSDIKKNDRLFASMNDYNSPNKLFSEHVGKLNIFGNVNIDIEKLRQRLNKNKTVMEEKKEVKISETESPFENEQVLYSESSIKISKFIKKNEKYDWSGYLPVKIQIMKNVENKKFRILCFQKGTGRLFLNTDIFEGFKIIPSKSTSALFSGRDICDEKKLNQYIVTFMSNTSRDEFVKQIKSITSG